A single window of Pseudoduganella plicata DNA harbors:
- a CDS encoding RES family NAD+ phosphorylase: MPDLPTLPAVAPPLRQLRQFDTCRLIPSRFADVEDSVLAPLADSDAELRDLFELDNATNARLLSEHGGAAGIGIDELLFAVPNYRIVNAAYTYARPEGSRFNDGERGAWYCGFAMETALAEVVFHKTVEYAEIDRFDDSVTYQAMLADFTAPFHDIRGLAEFAGCLDPASYVESQALAERLLAGGSTGILYPSVRHPGGTCLACFRPALVGNVRKGAAYRLTWQGAAEPTVEPIPIPHQNTQNQAGNAQ, from the coding sequence TTGCCTGATTTGCCTACGTTACCCGCTGTCGCGCCACCGCTGCGGCAGCTGCGCCAGTTCGATACCTGCCGCCTGATTCCGTCCCGCTTTGCCGATGTCGAAGACTCCGTGCTGGCGCCGCTGGCGGACAGCGACGCCGAACTGCGCGACCTGTTCGAGCTCGATAACGCCACCAATGCGCGCCTGCTCTCCGAGCACGGCGGCGCGGCCGGCATCGGCATCGACGAGCTGCTGTTCGCCGTGCCGAACTACCGCATTGTCAACGCGGCGTACACGTACGCCCGTCCGGAAGGCAGCCGTTTCAACGACGGCGAGCGCGGTGCCTGGTACTGCGGCTTCGCCATGGAAACGGCGCTGGCCGAAGTGGTATTCCACAAGACGGTGGAATACGCCGAAATCGACCGCTTCGACGACAGCGTCACGTACCAGGCCATGCTGGCCGACTTCACGGCGCCGTTCCACGATATCCGCGGCCTGGCCGAATTCGCCGGCTGCCTCGATCCGGCCAGCTACGTCGAGTCGCAGGCGCTGGCCGAACGGCTGCTGGCCGGCGGCTCGACGGGCATCCTCTACCCAAGCGTGCGCCATCCCGGCGGCACGTGCCTGGCCTGTTTCCGCCCGGCGCTGGTCGGCAATGTTCGCAAAGGGGCCGCCTATCGGTTAACATGGCAGGGCGCGGCGGAACCGACCGTCGAACCCATACCCATCCCCCATCAGAATACGCAGAATCAGGCCGGCAATGCCCAATAA
- a CDS encoding type VI secretion system baseplate subunit TssF has translation MRDALFLHATGATAGVSGNRVALPAVPLRQAGFDAGEALLPHGPRGPEPAGILAEYFAFPARFDFIDVELSVLAPYAVAGAVTLRVALAGIDGDGATAQALAPLCADHLLTHCVPAVNLFDCAGTPLTLGPETHGGSVTPNGLAPAAHEVFAIGRVDVLPVDGAAPSRYESCYTRRADEAGSLHGRWWTLRRDERLAAVSPGHETVLALVDGTTPPVAGIVSFDITCTNRDYPTFLMPGELRGEGAAASCVVQLLRQPSPPRRVAAGRAAHWRLLAHLALARGGLMQGDGASLAALLALYDVAGTAVSRRQIAAVAGLRRKPASAWLRDRHGTVAVQGVEVTLLVDPSAFAGTGLHLFARVVDHVLAHTVQLNGFVQTVLTAANTEEELLRCAPRNGKYLLNQTARRT, from the coding sequence TTGCGCGACGCGCTGTTCCTGCACGCCACGGGCGCCACGGCTGGCGTGTCCGGCAACCGCGTGGCGCTGCCGGCGGTGCCACTGCGCCAGGCCGGCTTCGATGCGGGAGAAGCCCTGTTGCCGCACGGCCCGCGCGGTCCCGAGCCGGCGGGGATCCTGGCCGAATACTTTGCCTTTCCGGCGCGCTTCGACTTCATCGACGTCGAGCTGTCCGTGCTGGCGCCGTACGCCGTCGCCGGCGCCGTGACGTTGCGCGTCGCGCTGGCGGGCATTGACGGCGACGGCGCGACGGCGCAGGCACTGGCGCCGCTGTGCGCCGACCACCTGCTGACGCATTGCGTCCCCGCCGTCAACCTGTTCGACTGCGCCGGCACGCCGCTGACGCTGGGTCCGGAAACCCACGGCGGCAGCGTCACACCAAACGGGCTGGCGCCGGCCGCACACGAGGTGTTTGCCATCGGCCGCGTCGATGTGCTGCCGGTCGATGGCGCGGCGCCGTCCCGCTACGAATCCTGCTACACGCGCCGCGCCGACGAGGCAGGCAGCCTGCACGGGCGCTGGTGGACGTTGCGGCGCGACGAGCGGCTCGCCGCCGTCAGCCCCGGCCACGAGACGGTGCTGGCTCTGGTCGACGGCACGACCCCGCCAGTGGCCGGTATCGTATCGTTCGACATCACCTGTACCAACCGTGACTATCCGACCTTCCTGATGCCGGGCGAGCTGCGCGGCGAGGGTGCCGCCGCATCCTGTGTCGTGCAGCTGCTGCGCCAGCCTTCGCCGCCGCGTAGGGTGGCGGCGGGACGCGCCGCGCACTGGCGCCTGCTGGCGCATCTGGCACTGGCCCGCGGTGGCTTGATGCAGGGCGACGGGGCCAGTCTGGCGGCGTTGCTGGCGCTGTACGACGTGGCCGGCACTGCCGTCTCGCGCCGCCAGATCGCGGCGGTGGCGGGACTGCGCCGCAAGCCGGCCAGTGCATGGCTGCGCGACCGCCACGGCACGGTGGCGGTGCAGGGTGTCGAGGTGACATTGCTGGTCGACCCCAGTGCGTTTGCCGGCACGGGGCTGCATCTGTTCGCGCGGGTGGTCGACCACGTACTGGCCCACACCGTTCAGCTGAACGGTTTCGTGCAGACCGTGCTGACAGCCGCCAACACGGAAGAGGAGCTGCTGCGATGCGCACCCCGCAACGGAAAATACTTGTTGAACCAGACCGCCCGGCGCACGTGA
- a CDS encoding ligand-binding sensor domain-containing protein translates to MPLPALQTLLLLLITLAWPAFAVAAPRPLLNDYTHQAWTELDGAPVSVTKFAQGSDGWLWIGSPTGLYRYDGVRFERVDKVHGHPLESGNIMGLTTARDGALWVGYRVGGISVFRPNGARTYGEDDGLHPAGVMHLEAAPDGALWAAMRDGVAVLAPGATRFRYLGEEVGLPSVGVFQILFARDGTTWVGTNTGAYFRPPGAARFSHAWPRHALVWLCEAPDGTVWGNDFKQGYYRIRTAPPAAATPAAPELQGFGMRFDRRGTMWLMHPDGIERVADPANPGLQDQRLSKLNGISGGMLSASFEDREGNLWFGTLGGIDRLRPNRLRTMPVDRELEYPALVAMPSGEIRVGDYTDRPWRQGPDGATVPGMSGALTASYTAPDGTLWLGGMEGVQRRDPDGAWTTIPFPHQGMRVHAMQQDRDGALWASFNAATGVHKLVDGKWGCSRVACPAYPKSSQRRWRATARAGCGWPICAAALPSSTAPRYASWARTRVCNWAPCCWCTLTPVPAPARCGRAARPAWPCTVMAAS, encoded by the coding sequence ATGCCACTGCCCGCGCTGCAAACCCTGCTGCTTCTGCTGATCACCCTCGCCTGGCCTGCATTCGCCGTTGCGGCGCCGCGCCCGCTGTTGAACGACTACACGCACCAGGCATGGACGGAGCTCGATGGCGCCCCCGTCAGCGTCACCAAATTCGCGCAGGGCTCTGACGGCTGGCTGTGGATCGGTTCCCCGACGGGCCTGTACCGCTACGACGGCGTGCGTTTCGAGCGAGTCGACAAGGTGCATGGCCATCCGCTTGAATCGGGCAACATCATGGGACTGACGACTGCGCGGGATGGCGCGCTGTGGGTGGGCTACCGTGTCGGCGGCATCTCCGTGTTCCGGCCAAACGGTGCGCGCACGTACGGCGAAGACGACGGCCTGCACCCGGCCGGCGTCATGCACCTCGAAGCGGCGCCGGACGGCGCGCTCTGGGCGGCGATGCGCGATGGCGTGGCCGTGCTGGCGCCGGGCGCCACGCGCTTTCGCTACCTGGGCGAGGAGGTCGGACTGCCGTCGGTGGGCGTGTTCCAGATCCTGTTTGCGCGCGACGGCACCACCTGGGTGGGCACTAATACGGGCGCCTATTTTCGTCCGCCCGGCGCGGCCCGCTTCAGCCATGCATGGCCGCGCCATGCGCTGGTCTGGCTGTGCGAGGCGCCGGACGGCACCGTGTGGGGCAACGATTTCAAGCAGGGCTATTACCGCATTCGCACGGCGCCTCCCGCCGCCGCAACGCCCGCTGCGCCGGAACTGCAGGGGTTCGGCATGCGCTTCGACAGGCGCGGCACGATGTGGCTGATGCACCCGGACGGTATCGAGCGCGTGGCCGATCCGGCCAACCCCGGACTGCAGGACCAGCGGCTGTCGAAACTGAACGGCATCAGCGGCGGGATGCTGAGCGCCAGTTTCGAGGATCGCGAAGGCAATCTGTGGTTTGGCACACTGGGCGGCATCGACCGGCTGCGGCCGAACCGCCTGCGCACCATGCCGGTGGACCGCGAACTGGAATATCCGGCGCTGGTGGCGATGCCATCCGGCGAGATCCGGGTCGGGGACTATACGGACCGCCCCTGGCGGCAGGGCCCGGACGGGGCCACCGTGCCCGGCATGTCCGGCGCGCTGACGGCCAGCTACACGGCCCCGGACGGCACCCTGTGGCTGGGCGGGATGGAAGGCGTGCAGCGCCGCGACCCCGATGGCGCGTGGACGACCATCCCGTTTCCGCACCAGGGCATGCGGGTGCACGCGATGCAGCAGGACCGGGACGGGGCCCTGTGGGCATCGTTCAACGCCGCCACCGGCGTGCACAAGCTGGTTGACGGCAAGTGGGGGTGCAGTCGGGTGGCGTGCCCGGCATACCCGAAGTCCTCACAACGTCGATGGCGCGCGACGGCGCGGGCCGGCTGTGGATGGCCCATCTGCGCAGCCGCATTACCGTCGTCGACGGCACCACGGTACGCGTCCTGGGCCCGGACGAGGGTCTGCAACTGGGCACCGTGCTGCTGGTGTACGCTGACGCCGGTCCCGGCGCCGGCACGGTGTGGGCGGGCGGCGAGACCGGCGTGGCCCTGTACCGTAATGGCCGCTTCGTGA
- the tssG gene encoding type VI secretion system baseplate subunit TssG, whose product MKRTGRALFPALRARAATAQVRGSVTLAFPSADVEASDDTAFVPAALGLLGSAGTLPYHYTERVAAGGAGARSFLDIFSARALALHDRAWRKHRHDAGVGDPVGDPWCGALLALGGDGGGADAAGLARHAAAVGSRTVPAHALAGVLAAQLGIPVSVEQFVGEWDWLRPEHRNGLGRTNCALSGGAVLGDRMWRRDLRVRIHLGPLDRQAFERFLPGGPGAASLRALLRRFALEGIQCEARLHLRVGDARAGQLHAAAGARLGFDSFLQPDGTARDDVAYVVDC is encoded by the coding sequence GTGAAGCGTACCGGCCGCGCGCTGTTCCCGGCGCTGCGGGCACGCGCGGCCACGGCACAGGTGCGCGGCAGCGTCACGCTGGCGTTCCCGTCGGCCGACGTGGAAGCTTCCGATGACACCGCCTTCGTGCCGGCGGCACTGGGCCTCCTGGGCAGCGCCGGCACGCTGCCTTACCACTACACGGAGCGGGTGGCGGCCGGCGGCGCCGGCGCGCGCTCCTTCCTCGACATTTTTTCCGCCCGCGCCCTGGCGCTGCATGACCGCGCCTGGCGCAAGCACCGCCACGACGCCGGCGTCGGCGATCCGGTCGGCGATCCGTGGTGCGGGGCCCTGCTGGCGCTGGGCGGGGACGGCGGCGGCGCTGATGCGGCCGGTCTGGCGCGGCACGCGGCGGCAGTCGGCAGCCGCACGGTGCCGGCGCACGCGCTGGCCGGCGTGCTGGCCGCGCAGCTGGGCATACCGGTATCGGTCGAACAGTTTGTCGGCGAGTGGGACTGGCTGCGGCCCGAGCACCGCAATGGTCTCGGGCGCACCAATTGCGCGCTGTCCGGCGGCGCCGTGCTGGGCGACCGCATGTGGCGGCGCGACCTGCGCGTGCGCATCCATCTCGGACCGCTGGACCGTCAGGCGTTCGAGCGCTTCCTGCCAGGCGGCCCGGGCGCCGCGTCGCTGCGCGCACTGTTGCGGCGCTTCGCCCTGGAAGGCATTCAGTGCGAAGCACGGCTGCACCTGCGCGTGGGCGACGCACGGGCGGGGCAACTGCACGCGGCGGCCGGCGCACGGCTGGGCTTTGATTCGTTCCTGCAGCCCGACGGCACTGCCCGCGACGACGTGGCGTACGTTGTCGATTGCTAG
- a CDS encoding antitoxin Xre/MbcA/ParS toxin-binding domain-containing protein — protein sequence MHSAYAYPKSRYLPQNPVDLNAREERERLSKSALKGFFRLTAAWKLRDDDARELLGGLSSSAFYEWKKNPDRVLEVDRITRISYLLGIYKTLHIIYGDKLADEWVSLPNRNIIFAGRTPLAYMLAGGLLSMQTVRKLLDARRGGL from the coding sequence ATGCATTCCGCCTACGCCTATCCGAAGAGTCGCTACCTGCCCCAGAATCCCGTCGACCTGAACGCCCGCGAAGAGCGGGAACGGCTCTCGAAGTCCGCACTGAAGGGTTTTTTCAGGCTGACGGCCGCCTGGAAGCTGCGCGACGACGACGCCCGTGAACTGCTTGGCGGCCTGTCCAGCAGTGCTTTTTACGAATGGAAGAAGAACCCGGACCGGGTGCTGGAAGTGGACCGCATTACCCGCATCTCCTACCTGCTCGGCATTTACAAGACGCTGCACATCATTTATGGCGACAAGCTGGCCGACGAGTGGGTCAGTCTCCCGAACCGCAACATCATCTTCGCCGGCCGCACGCCGCTCGCCTACATGCTGGCGGGCGGCCTGCTGTCCATGCAAACCGTCCGCAAACTGCTCGATGCGCGGCGTGGAGGTCTGTAA
- a CDS encoding YybH family protein, whose protein sequence is MNQACRAAPVIAAMLLGGCSTPPPVDNATLVRQVTATERAFAATMARRDFAAFQAFLAEEAIFDGGREPLRGKAAVAAAWQGYFKGEQAPFSWDPDRVVVLDSGTLAQSGGPVLDPQGKLTARFNSIWRQEAPGVWRIVFDKGEPVCDCIVQPRK, encoded by the coding sequence ATGAACCAAGCCTGTCGCGCGGCGCCCGTGATCGCCGCCATGCTGCTCGGAGGCTGCAGCACGCCCCCTCCCGTCGATAACGCCACCCTGGTGCGCCAGGTCACGGCAACGGAACGGGCCTTCGCCGCCACGATGGCGCGACGCGACTTCGCCGCATTCCAGGCGTTCCTGGCCGAGGAAGCCATTTTCGATGGCGGGCGCGAGCCGCTGCGCGGCAAGGCGGCCGTGGCTGCCGCGTGGCAGGGCTACTTCAAGGGAGAGCAGGCGCCGTTCTCGTGGGACCCCGACCGGGTCGTCGTGCTCGATTCGGGCACGCTGGCCCAGTCGGGCGGGCCCGTGCTGGACCCCCAGGGCAAGCTGACCGCCCGCTTCAACTCGATCTGGCGGCAGGAGGCGCCGGGCGTATGGCGCATCGTGTTCGACAAGGGCGAGCCCGTGTGCGACTGCATCGTGCAGCCGCGGAAGTAG
- a CDS encoding DUF2288 domain-containing protein — MPNNSLPLNPDKDVELRQKVNRETARLPWTELMRHFASGNVVWVADELDLVEVAVRIAHDDKASVGQWMAAGQIAKVSDVQAQGWLETQAQLWACVVSPFILVQQQKRPH; from the coding sequence ATGCCCAATAACTCCCTCCCGTTGAATCCCGACAAAGACGTCGAACTGCGCCAGAAGGTCAACCGCGAAACGGCGCGGCTGCCGTGGACGGAGCTGATGCGCCATTTCGCCTCCGGCAACGTGGTGTGGGTGGCGGACGAACTCGATCTGGTCGAGGTGGCCGTGCGCATCGCCCATGACGACAAGGCGAGCGTGGGCCAGTGGATGGCCGCCGGCCAGATCGCCAAGGTATCGGACGTGCAGGCGCAGGGCTGGCTGGAAACGCAAGCCCAGCTGTGGGCGTGCGTCGTCAGCCCGTTCATCCTGGTGCAGCAGCAGAAACGTCCGCACTGA
- a CDS encoding type VI secretion system baseplate subunit TssF, which translates to MEALLPYIERELGELRRQGAAFAQRYPRLAGALPEHQPGADPHVNRLIDAVAVLNARATRRLDDEYPLFAQSLLRQLYPVYPRPFPACAIVRFGAGGSGTTAVPRGTAVRAAPVRGVTCRFRTTADVDLADARVAAARFEPAGADGCCAIVLALEGIPAGGRAGCGCS; encoded by the coding sequence ATGGAAGCACTATTACCCTATATCGAACGGGAGCTGGGCGAGTTGCGCCGCCAGGGGGCGGCCTTTGCGCAGCGCTACCCGCGCCTCGCCGGCGCGCTGCCGGAGCACCAGCCGGGCGCGGACCCGCACGTCAATCGACTGATCGATGCGGTCGCCGTGCTCAACGCCCGCGCCACCCGGCGGCTGGACGATGAATATCCGCTGTTCGCCCAGAGCCTGCTGCGCCAGCTGTATCCCGTCTATCCAAGGCCATTTCCCGCCTGCGCCATTGTCCGCTTCGGCGCGGGCGGCTCAGGTACCACTGCCGTGCCGCGCGGGACGGCGGTGCGGGCCGCTCCGGTGCGCGGCGTGACGTGCCGCTTTCGCACGACGGCCGACGTGGACCTGGCCGATGCCCGCGTGGCCGCTGCACGTTTCGAGCCGGCAGGAGCGGACGGCTGCTGCGCCATCGTCCTGGCGCTGGAGGGCATCCCGGCGGGGGGGCGGGCCGGCTGCGGCTGTTCCTGA
- a CDS encoding DUF817 domain-containing protein — translation MLAALDDHLTDDRPRTLAGWRRAVTEFLYFGIKEARSCLFVGLFFAAVFLVPRAGLFGIARYDVLLVAALAIQFAMVAMKLETWDELKAVSLFHVVGFALEVFKTSGAIGSWSYPDAAVTKVFGVPLFAGFMYAAVGSYIIQAWRLFDLRIRHHPPHALAAIIAILIYANFFTHHYIGDYRWYLAACALGLYARTTVIFRPLDRDRRMPLLLAFVLIGFFIWLAENISTFFGVWRYPNQLGAWSAVHVGKWSAWSLLVVMTFTIVANLKHVKARIHVPE, via the coding sequence ATGCTGGCGGCACTGGATGACCACCTGACGGACGATCGTCCCCGCACGCTGGCGGGCTGGCGTCGCGCCGTCACCGAGTTCCTCTACTTCGGCATCAAGGAGGCCCGTTCCTGCCTGTTCGTCGGCCTGTTTTTCGCGGCCGTCTTCCTCGTGCCGCGCGCGGGCCTGTTCGGCATCGCCCGCTACGATGTGCTGCTGGTCGCCGCGCTGGCGATCCAGTTCGCCATGGTCGCCATGAAGCTGGAGACGTGGGACGAACTGAAAGCCGTCAGCCTGTTCCACGTCGTCGGCTTCGCGCTGGAGGTGTTCAAGACCTCCGGCGCCATCGGCTCATGGAGCTATCCCGACGCCGCCGTGACCAAGGTCTTCGGCGTGCCGCTGTTCGCCGGCTTCATGTACGCGGCCGTGGGCAGCTACATCATCCAGGCCTGGCGCCTGTTCGACCTGCGCATCCGCCACCATCCGCCGCACGCGCTCGCGGCGATCATCGCCATCCTGATCTACGCGAACTTCTTCACGCATCACTATATCGGCGACTACCGCTGGTACCTGGCCGCCTGCGCGCTCGGGCTGTACGCGCGCACGACCGTCATCTTCCGCCCGCTCGACCGGGACCGGCGCATGCCGCTGCTGCTGGCGTTTGTCCTGATCGGGTTCTTCATCTGGCTGGCCGAGAATATCTCGACGTTCTTCGGCGTCTGGCGTTACCCGAACCAGCTGGGGGCGTGGTCCGCCGTCCACGTCGGCAAGTGGAGCGCCTGGTCGCTGCTGGTCGTGATGACGTTTACCATTGTCGCGAACCTGAAGCACGTCAAGGCACGGATCCACGTGCCGGAATAG